From Paenibacillus sp. V4I7, one genomic window encodes:
- a CDS encoding carbohydrate ABC transporter permease — MVKRISKGDLVFTCLLYVFLIIFTISILFPLLYVITTSFAPVRDYYTRGFFLLPSSWTLEAYQYLLNNPGFISAFKSSVIITVVGTLINITLTSLMAYGLSESWIKGRSVINFLILFTMLFSGGLIPTYLIVDGLGLTNTYWALWLPAAIAPFNVIVMRSFFAALPNELKESARIDGCGEWRMFATIILPLAKPAIATFTLFYLVGNWNTYFSAVIYLNDDSKWPLQVFLRQMLILNDEKTGQLNEVLFTYTPAARMAAILITALPLLVIYPFLQKHFNKGMFVGSVKG, encoded by the coding sequence ATGGTGAAACGCATTTCGAAGGGCGACCTCGTTTTTACGTGTCTCCTATATGTTTTTCTTATCATCTTCACGATTTCGATTCTGTTTCCGCTACTGTACGTAATTACGACTTCGTTCGCTCCAGTTCGAGATTACTACACGCGGGGCTTCTTTCTCCTCCCAAGCTCTTGGACATTGGAAGCCTATCAATACTTATTGAACAATCCCGGTTTTATTAGCGCGTTCAAGAGTTCAGTGATCATTACCGTTGTCGGAACGCTTATCAATATCACCCTTACTTCTTTGATGGCATACGGGTTATCGGAATCTTGGATTAAGGGCAGGTCTGTCATTAACTTCTTAATCTTGTTTACGATGCTATTCTCCGGCGGCCTGATCCCGACTTATTTAATCGTGGACGGACTTGGACTCACCAACACCTATTGGGCGCTTTGGCTTCCAGCGGCAATCGCCCCTTTTAATGTGATCGTTATGCGCAGCTTCTTCGCGGCTCTTCCTAACGAACTTAAGGAATCGGCGAGAATAGATGGCTGTGGGGAGTGGAGGATGTTCGCAACAATTATCCTGCCTTTGGCGAAGCCGGCGATCGCAACGTTTACCTTGTTTTATCTTGTTGGGAACTGGAATACTTATTTTTCGGCCGTTATCTATTTAAATGACGATTCAAAGTGGCCGCTTCAAGTATTCTTAAGACAAATGTTGATCCTTAATGATGAGAAAACCGGTCAATTGAACGAAGTATTATTTACTTACACCCCGGCTGCGCGTATGGCAGCAATTTTGATTACGGCACTGCCGTTACTCGTCATCTATCCGTTTCTTCAGAAGCATTTCAATAAGGGGATGTTCGTAGGTTCAGTTAAAGGATGA
- a CDS encoding AraC family transcriptional regulator — MQKPLIKNFINDPLLPFDIVFKDKKTPNRELPEHLHDRFELVYVYSGKGTFFLNQMLYEMNEGDLFIIPGNTIHQALPDSESPITATAIFFDPQLIGHYSSADSFTNMQVFDRARKYKSYKLVVPATIRPLFEEKLKQMHEELEQHEAGFRYAVQLNLNSLLIIINRLILKESHHQLAASDVCPSWLLNILQHLDQFHTDQIAGLSYLAKHSSVSAAHLSRAFKQLTGMNITDYVNAKRISTAKELLLTTNLGIDTIAHNCGYESLPYFHKLFKKFTGVTPGLYRRKVLESRKQFRNEYY; from the coding sequence ATGCAAAAACCGCTAATAAAAAACTTTATTAACGACCCCCTCTTGCCATTTGACATTGTATTTAAGGACAAAAAGACACCGAACCGTGAACTACCAGAGCATCTTCATGATCGCTTTGAATTAGTTTATGTTTATAGTGGAAAAGGTACGTTTTTCTTAAATCAAATGCTCTATGAGATGAATGAAGGAGACCTCTTCATCATTCCTGGCAATACCATCCATCAGGCATTGCCAGATTCTGAATCTCCTATTACGGCCACTGCTATCTTTTTCGATCCGCAACTGATCGGACATTATTCATCAGCTGATTCGTTTACGAATATGCAAGTTTTTGACCGAGCCCGAAAATATAAGAGCTATAAGCTTGTTGTCCCAGCAACCATACGCCCTCTGTTTGAAGAAAAACTCAAACAAATGCATGAAGAATTGGAACAACACGAAGCTGGTTTTAGATACGCTGTTCAACTGAATTTAAATAGCCTTTTGATCATCATAAATCGTTTGATATTAAAAGAATCCCATCATCAACTGGCCGCGTCCGATGTCTGTCCCTCCTGGTTACTAAACATACTTCAACACTTAGATCAGTTTCACACTGACCAAATCGCTGGACTTTCGTATTTGGCTAAGCACTCTTCAGTATCAGCCGCTCATTTATCTAGAGCGTTTAAACAATTAACCGGGATGAATATCACTGACTATGTGAATGCCAAGCGAATTTCAACTGCAAAGGAGCTGCTTTTAACTACCAACTTAGGTATTGATACGATCGCCCACAATTGCGGTTATGAGAGTTTACCTTATTTTCATAAGTTATTTAAGAAGTTTACTGGCGTTACCCCAGGCTTATACCGAAGAAAAGTATTAGAAAGCCGAAAACAATTCCGAAATGAATATTATTAA
- a CDS encoding UxaA family hydrolase, whose protein sequence is MDVVYQFEEVARLPLPGDNCAVAIQQLNSGTTIQYEGQILTLDYTVMEGHRFAVKAIAPGKDLLSWHLPFGVAIQPIQPGHYVINETVREALSVRQLTFAVPAEPNFADQVSPFIFDEENFRPAQASPAYTDTRTFMGYRRHKDRGVGTRNYIVLLGTTSHTGSYVNELATRLQGEWKKDSNIDGIVPVAHTEGGTEKPNNVELLLRTLAGFMVNPNVGAVLVVDYGNESVTNKMVEAYAREHSYPIDEVLHKFVSLTGSFEEELVNGEALVREWLSTVNTMQRTPESIRHLRIGLQCGGSDAFSGVSANPLLGWVSEQLVRYGGAASLAETDELIGAEPYVLSKVRNVETARKFLELVNRFKERTSWHGTSAEGNPSGGNMYRGLYNIYLKSIGAAMKKDPTTRIDYATEYGELMKDGGYYFMDSPGNDLESIAGQVAAGCNMIFFTTGNGSITNFPYVPTVKAVTTTRRFQLLSNDMDVNAGQYLEGKSMDELGQEVFELALQIASGQRSVGEKAGHAQVQIWRNWQQNDASQLEMLLHTPVPTGAPIDIQDDAITMANPIQFSFTRHRNRQSSDNIGLIVPTSLCAGQVAGMITKRLNEKGAGQPELSRFVTLAHTEGCGTSGGPAESLFARTMIGYITHPMVEHCLLLEHGCEKTHNDYMRHQMDVMGVDASRLGYASIQLDGGIAKVSEKVEAWFADRLIDADTAEKVTVGLEGLRIGIVSVGAINKDAGEQLGLLTKLIVGSGGLVVVPENSGLLTEDAFSQHLFSAYQVGPSIAYGEHVRRNGFHIMDTPTKHGVETITGLAATGVELIIAWIGERPMQTHPFVPMLQVTSEQAVLHNHKQDIDLELEGNPSLWVNHILERSKEILEHTYVPRLYQQGNIDFQMTRGFLGVSL, encoded by the coding sequence ATGGACGTCGTTTACCAATTTGAAGAAGTAGCGAGACTTCCCTTGCCCGGGGATAACTGCGCCGTTGCGATTCAGCAATTGAACTCCGGTACCACCATTCAGTATGAAGGCCAAATCCTCACCTTGGATTACACGGTTATGGAAGGCCATCGATTTGCGGTGAAAGCGATTGCTCCTGGTAAAGATCTGCTTTCGTGGCATTTGCCATTCGGCGTGGCGATTCAGCCGATTCAGCCCGGCCACTATGTGATCAACGAAACAGTACGGGAAGCGCTCAGTGTGCGCCAACTGACATTCGCGGTGCCGGCGGAGCCCAATTTCGCGGATCAAGTTTCTCCTTTTATCTTTGACGAGGAGAACTTCCGGCCGGCTCAGGCATCGCCAGCTTATACGGATACCCGAACTTTCATGGGATATCGCCGCCATAAAGATCGCGGGGTTGGCACCCGGAACTACATCGTACTGCTCGGCACCACCTCGCATACGGGGAGCTACGTGAATGAGCTTGCCACTCGTCTGCAAGGCGAATGGAAGAAAGATTCGAATATAGACGGGATCGTTCCCGTCGCTCACACGGAGGGCGGCACAGAAAAGCCGAATAATGTGGAATTACTGCTGCGGACGCTCGCAGGTTTCATGGTCAACCCGAACGTCGGAGCGGTATTGGTTGTCGATTATGGTAATGAATCGGTCACGAACAAGATGGTGGAGGCTTATGCACGTGAGCATAGCTATCCGATCGATGAAGTCCTGCATAAGTTCGTGTCGCTCACAGGCAGCTTCGAAGAGGAGCTGGTTAATGGTGAAGCTTTAGTACGCGAATGGCTATCAACGGTCAACACGATGCAGCGAACGCCTGAATCCATCCGCCACTTGCGAATCGGCTTGCAGTGCGGCGGTTCGGACGCATTTTCCGGGGTATCCGCGAATCCGCTTCTCGGATGGGTTTCGGAACAATTGGTGCGTTACGGGGGTGCGGCTAGTCTAGCTGAAACGGATGAGTTGATTGGCGCGGAGCCCTATGTCCTCTCGAAAGTACGCAACGTTGAAACCGCTCGCAAATTTCTGGAACTTGTGAACCGATTTAAGGAGCGCACGTCTTGGCACGGCACCAGTGCGGAAGGTAACCCGTCAGGTGGCAACATGTATCGCGGCTTGTACAACATCTATCTTAAATCTATAGGCGCCGCTATGAAGAAAGACCCGACAACGCGGATCGATTATGCAACTGAGTACGGGGAACTCATGAAGGATGGCGGTTACTATTTCATGGATAGCCCTGGCAATGACCTGGAGAGCATCGCCGGACAGGTAGCCGCAGGCTGCAACATGATTTTCTTTACAACGGGAAACGGTTCGATCACTAACTTTCCATATGTGCCTACGGTCAAGGCGGTCACGACAACTCGCCGCTTCCAATTGCTTTCGAACGATATGGACGTGAACGCGGGGCAGTATCTGGAAGGCAAGTCGATGGATGAGCTGGGCCAAGAGGTATTCGAGTTGGCGCTCCAAATTGCCTCTGGTCAGCGAAGCGTCGGCGAGAAGGCGGGCCATGCCCAAGTACAAATTTGGCGCAACTGGCAGCAGAACGATGCGAGTCAACTTGAGATGCTGCTTCACACTCCTGTACCGACGGGAGCTCCGATAGACATTCAAGATGATGCTATAACCATGGCTAACCCGATCCAATTTTCCTTTACTCGACATCGCAATCGGCAGTCTAGTGACAATATTGGCTTGATCGTGCCGACCAGTCTTTGTGCTGGACAGGTAGCGGGCATGATCACAAAGCGCCTGAACGAGAAAGGAGCAGGGCAGCCTGAGCTCTCGCGCTTCGTAACATTGGCGCACACGGAAGGCTGCGGCACCTCAGGGGGGCCAGCTGAATCTCTATTTGCCCGCACGATGATCGGCTATATTACGCATCCGATGGTGGAGCATTGTTTGCTGCTGGAGCATGGCTGCGAGAAAACGCATAATGACTACATGCGCCATCAGATGGATGTGATGGGCGTCGATGCGAGCCGTCTTGGATATGCCAGCATTCAGCTCGACGGCGGAATTGCCAAGGTCAGCGAGAAGGTAGAGGCCTGGTTCGCCGATCGATTGATTGATGCCGATACTGCGGAGAAGGTGACGGTCGGTTTGGAAGGGCTGCGCATCGGGATCGTAAGCGTTGGTGCCATTAACAAAGATGCCGGCGAGCAGCTGGGACTACTAACCAAGCTCATTGTCGGGTCCGGAGGCTTGGTCGTCGTTCCCGAGAACAGCGGATTGCTAACCGAGGATGCATTCAGTCAGCATCTATTTAGCGCGTATCAAGTCGGGCCGTCTATCGCCTATGGGGAACATGTCCGCCGAAACGGCTTCCACATTATGGATACGCCAACAAAGCATGGGGTGGAGACAATCACAGGACTCGCCGCCACAGGGGTAGAATTAATAATTGCATGGATCGGTGAACGTCCGATGCAGACGCATCCTTTCGTTCCAATGCTGCAAGTGACGTCGGAACAGGCCGTGCTGCATAATCATAAGCAAGATATTGATTTGGAACTCGAGGGTAACCCGAGCTTATGGGTGAATCATATTCTCGAGCGCAGCAAAGAAATCTTAGAACATACTTATGTACCGCGTCTCTATCAGCAAGGTAATATCGATTTTCAAATGACACGGGGTTTTTTAGGCGTGTCGTTATAA
- a CDS encoding aldo/keto reductase, which translates to MTNALLSKRPFGRTGLFISPLCIGAAPLGDMPETFQYSTSEEQALVTLRTAFESPINFIDTAAAYGEGESERRIGKAIRANGGLPAGYVLATKADRDFKTGDFSGEQIKRSIEGSLERLGLDRLQYVYIHDPEHTTFENVMGTGGPLEVLHKFQKQGVIEHIGISGGPIDMLIRYVETGAFSAVETHNRYTLLNRAAEPLLDVASRMGVAVINAAPYGSGILAKGPEAYARYAYSDASPIIVERARMFAKVCQEYDVPLAAAALQFSLRDPRIASTVVGMSKPERVAQTLELANYPIAAELWPALDEFGYDTEDPEGN; encoded by the coding sequence ATGACGAACGCATTATTATCCAAACGACCGTTTGGTCGTACCGGCCTCTTCATATCGCCGCTATGTATTGGAGCCGCTCCGCTCGGGGATATGCCGGAAACCTTTCAATATAGCACGTCGGAGGAACAAGCTTTGGTAACGCTGCGTACCGCTTTCGAAAGCCCGATCAACTTTATAGATACGGCTGCAGCATACGGCGAAGGTGAGAGTGAACGGCGGATTGGCAAGGCTATTCGAGCGAATGGTGGCCTTCCGGCTGGGTACGTGTTGGCTACCAAAGCCGACCGCGACTTCAAGACCGGCGACTTCAGCGGTGAACAGATCAAACGTTCCATAGAAGGAAGTCTCGAACGATTAGGACTTGATCGTCTGCAATACGTTTACATCCACGATCCTGAACATACCACCTTCGAAAATGTTATGGGAACCGGTGGACCTTTAGAAGTACTTCATAAGTTTCAAAAGCAAGGCGTCATCGAACACATCGGCATATCCGGCGGACCGATCGATATGCTCATTCGTTATGTCGAAACGGGAGCGTTCAGCGCTGTAGAAACCCACAATCGATATACGCTGCTCAATCGAGCTGCTGAACCATTGCTTGATGTCGCTAGTCGCATGGGCGTCGCCGTCATTAACGCTGCTCCTTATGGCAGCGGCATATTAGCTAAAGGTCCGGAAGCATACGCTCGGTATGCCTATAGCGATGCTTCGCCAATCATAGTGGAACGAGCACGTATGTTTGCCAAAGTTTGCCAGGAATACGATGTGCCACTAGCCGCCGCAGCGCTTCAATTTTCACTTCGCGACCCGCGGATCGCCAGCACGGTCGTCGGCATGAGTAAACCGGAACGGGTAGCCCAGACATTGGAGCTCGCGAATTACCCGATTGCCGCTGAACTATGGCCGGCGCTTGATGAATTTGGCTATGATACGGAAGATCCCGAAGGGAATTGA
- a CDS encoding (Fe-S)-binding protein: MKVSLFITCLSDALYPKVGEAIARLLGHYGVLLELPTVQTCCGQPAYNSGYWDEARTTAKTLLTAFEDSDFVISPSGSCTFMIHHYANLFKDEPEWLEKAIQLQNKTYEFTQFLVSVLNITDLGAVFPHKVTYHPSCHGSRLLGVKKEPLALLQSVKDLELVPLPFAYDCCGFGGTFSVKMADISGAMVQEKVDHVKETEAEVLVGLDLACLMNIAGNLRYRNEPVRVMHLAELLYEGMKRA, translated from the coding sequence ATGAAGGTTTCCTTATTTATTACGTGTCTAAGTGATGCATTATATCCCAAGGTCGGCGAAGCGATTGCAAGACTACTCGGGCATTATGGAGTTCTGCTAGAATTACCGACTGTACAAACCTGCTGCGGTCAGCCTGCATACAACAGCGGCTACTGGGATGAGGCGCGAACAACAGCGAAGACGCTACTTACCGCATTTGAAGATAGCGATTTTGTGATTTCGCCTTCGGGCTCTTGCACGTTTATGATTCATCACTACGCGAATCTATTTAAGGATGAGCCGGAGTGGCTGGAGAAGGCCATACAGCTTCAGAATAAGACCTATGAATTCACACAGTTCCTTGTAAGTGTTCTTAATATCACGGACTTGGGTGCTGTTTTCCCACATAAAGTGACGTACCACCCTTCCTGTCACGGAAGCAGGCTGCTAGGCGTCAAGAAGGAGCCGCTCGCCCTTTTGCAAAGTGTAAAAGATCTGGAGCTGGTGCCGCTGCCTTTCGCCTATGATTGCTGTGGATTTGGAGGAACGTTCTCGGTGAAAATGGCCGATATTTCCGGGGCAATGGTGCAGGAGAAAGTTGATCATGTGAAGGAAACCGAGGCCGAGGTGCTGGTCGGACTGGACTTGGCTTGCCTGATGAATATTGCGGGAAATTTGCGCTATCGAAACGAGCCGGTGCGAGTTATGCATCTAGCTGAGCTGCTGTATGAAGGGATGAAGCGCGCATGA
- a CDS encoding LutB/LldF family L-lactate oxidation iron-sulfur protein, translated as MSQAMGKSTVKERADIALNDEFLRKAVKFTTERLRDGKLKAAADHGSWDDWRERGRQIRLHTIAHLDYYLTTFANNARANGVHVHFADTDVEAVKISLEITAAKQAKSVVKSKSMVTEELHLNKALASIGVEAIETDLGEYIIQLADETPSHIIIPAIHKNRYQIAELLSKDAGETLAPDTTILAGYVRKKLREKFLEADIGMTGCNFAIAESGSMVLFENEGNARMVTTVPKTQITLMGMERIIPTWADLEVMATLLPRSATGQKLTVYMSGITGPRRDLDADGPEEMHIIIVDNGRSQQLGDPEFQELLNCIRCGACLNACPVYRHIGGHAYGGTYSGPIGAVLTPALKKNVAEWDDIANASSLCGACYEACPVKIPLHDMLVSLRRRKVEAGHVDKIEAAGMKGFAAVMGNAKRLNAVLKLGRIGQKLVVREGGIRLKVGPLKGWNSYRVTPSLPKASFRDGWKTLEQEIRHGLTDDPAIQARMADALAARGKKGGQHHG; from the coding sequence ATGAGTCAAGCGATGGGGAAGTCAACGGTTAAGGAACGGGCAGATATCGCGCTCAATGATGAGTTTCTGCGCAAAGCGGTTAAGTTTACGACCGAGCGCCTGCGCGACGGCAAGTTGAAGGCAGCTGCCGATCATGGGAGCTGGGACGATTGGCGGGAACGCGGCAGACAGATTCGTCTGCATACGATCGCGCATCTGGATTATTACTTAACGACGTTTGCGAACAATGCGAGAGCGAATGGAGTTCATGTGCATTTTGCGGATACGGATGTTGAGGCGGTCAAAATCTCCTTGGAAATCACAGCAGCCAAACAAGCCAAATCGGTCGTCAAATCCAAGTCGATGGTGACGGAGGAGCTGCATTTGAACAAAGCGCTGGCTTCCATCGGCGTCGAAGCAATAGAAACAGATCTAGGCGAGTACATCATTCAGTTAGCGGACGAAACACCATCCCATATTATCATTCCAGCTATACATAAAAATAGATATCAAATCGCTGAGCTATTATCGAAGGATGCTGGGGAGACGTTGGCCCCGGATACGACGATTCTGGCTGGCTATGTTCGCAAGAAATTAAGAGAGAAATTCCTGGAAGCGGATATTGGGATGACGGGCTGCAATTTTGCCATTGCGGAGAGCGGATCGATGGTCTTGTTCGAAAATGAAGGCAACGCCCGCATGGTCACAACGGTGCCCAAGACACAAATCACGCTCATGGGGATGGAGCGCATTATCCCTACGTGGGCTGACCTCGAGGTCATGGCGACACTACTTCCGCGCTCAGCAACGGGACAAAAACTGACCGTCTACATGTCAGGCATCACAGGTCCGAGAAGAGATTTGGACGCTGATGGGCCGGAAGAGATGCACATCATCATCGTAGACAACGGGCGCTCGCAGCAGCTCGGAGACCCGGAGTTCCAAGAGTTGCTCAACTGTATCCGTTGCGGCGCATGTTTGAACGCGTGTCCGGTGTACCGCCATATCGGCGGTCATGCCTACGGCGGCACATACAGCGGCCCTATCGGAGCGGTGCTCACACCAGCGCTCAAGAAAAACGTGGCGGAATGGGATGACATCGCCAATGCTTCAAGTCTTTGCGGAGCCTGCTATGAAGCATGCCCGGTGAAGATTCCACTGCATGACATGCTGGTGTCACTGCGCAGGCGCAAGGTGGAAGCGGGCCATGTTGACAAGATCGAGGCAGCGGGTATGAAGGGCTTTGCTGCGGTGATGGGCAATGCCAAGCGTCTCAACGCCGTACTCAAGCTGGGCAGAATCGGCCAAAAGCTGGTCGTCCGTGAAGGGGGCATTCGTCTGAAGGTCGGTCCGCTCAAAGGGTGGAACTCCTATCGCGTAACGCCGAGCCTTCCGAAGGCATCCTTCCGCGACGGCTGGAAAACACTCGAGCAAGAGATTCGTCATGGGCTTACGGATGATCCTGCTATCCAAGCAAGAATGGCGGACGCACTAGCCGCTCGGGGCAAAAAGGGAGGACAGCATCATGGCTAG
- a CDS encoding LUD domain-containing protein: protein MARRDITPDWQAKLNKLDQQSLAEQERFIQGIAQKLGRARVTEKPAHPFQGASDSWKTIDWSPAERIENFTANFHAAGGHVVRVPSMEAAKATIQELVGTLSVRRVIHQNQAELHALELADALPEVDLAVWNTDEETNWKASAANADLGIVLADHAAAYTGSLSVLSSKEKGRSVSLLPTALIVLLPIERLKTRLGEILTPFDQIARKDLPAGIHFISGPSRSADIENDLTIGVHGPGIVHVLLIG, encoded by the coding sequence ATGGCTAGACGAGACATTACGCCAGACTGGCAGGCGAAGTTAAATAAGCTGGATCAGCAATCCCTGGCTGAGCAAGAACGATTCATCCAAGGCATCGCCCAGAAACTGGGGCGTGCACGGGTAACAGAGAAGCCTGCACATCCTTTCCAAGGGGCATCGGATAGCTGGAAAACTATTGACTGGTCACCCGCGGAGCGCATCGAGAACTTCACGGCCAACTTCCATGCCGCAGGCGGGCATGTTGTCAGAGTCCCTTCGATGGAGGCGGCGAAAGCAACCATCCAAGAACTCGTGGGCACGCTAAGTGTCAGACGTGTGATCCACCAGAATCAAGCGGAGTTACATGCGCTGGAACTAGCCGATGCTCTCCCAGAAGTCGACCTAGCGGTATGGAATACCGATGAAGAAACCAACTGGAAGGCCAGCGCAGCGAATGCCGATCTGGGTATCGTCCTTGCTGACCATGCGGCGGCTTACACGGGATCGCTAAGTGTGTTATCATCGAAAGAAAAAGGCCGTTCGGTCAGCCTGCTGCCTACGGCATTGATCGTCCTGCTGCCGATTGAACGCTTGAAAACGAGACTAGGCGAAATTCTCACCCCATTCGATCAGATAGCAAGGAAAGACCTGCCTGCCGGCATCCACTTCATCTCAGGGCCCAGCCGTTCGGCGGACATTGAGAATGATTTGACGATCGGTGTGCATGGTCCAGGGATTGTTCACGTGCTACTTATCGGATAG
- a CDS encoding FadR/GntR family transcriptional regulator, protein MEVTKLHKQNHYDEIAQQIKDMIVHGQLKMGDKLPSTKELSERFGVGRSTMREALSALKAMGLIEIRQGGACRVIRQAPAEVSLPEWTSLRMNRTTLLELMEVRQSLEISIAAIAARKRTPEDLAQLQLIMQDMENSINDDTEGERTDLVFHELLVQATHNAIMMQTCDSIRNAMEMMIRDIRRAELYANQEVAVQLLKEHKVIYEAIHSGDPELASQAMRVHLEHVESILIKYI, encoded by the coding sequence ATGGAAGTTACGAAGCTGCACAAACAGAATCACTATGATGAGATTGCCCAGCAGATCAAAGATATGATTGTACATGGCCAGTTGAAAATGGGCGATAAGCTGCCTTCCACGAAAGAGCTGTCCGAGCGTTTCGGCGTCGGTCGTTCCACGATGAGGGAGGCTCTCAGCGCCTTAAAGGCGATGGGTCTTATCGAGATTCGCCAAGGCGGCGCGTGTCGCGTGATTCGGCAAGCGCCTGCCGAGGTGTCACTGCCCGAGTGGACGTCACTTCGCATGAATCGGACGACGCTCCTCGAGCTCATGGAAGTGAGACAATCGTTGGAGATCTCGATCGCAGCCATTGCTGCGCGGAAGAGAACGCCCGAGGATCTCGCACAACTGCAGCTCATCATGCAGGATATGGAGAACTCGATCAACGATGATACAGAGGGTGAACGAACCGATCTTGTCTTCCACGAGCTGCTTGTGCAAGCGACGCATAACGCAATCATGATGCAGACGTGCGATTCGATCCGCAACGCGATGGAAATGATGATTCGCGACATTCGTCGTGCGGAGCTGTATGCGAATCAGGAAGTGGCTGTTCAGCTTTTGAAGGAACATAAAGTTATCTATGAAGCGATTCACAGCGGAGATCCTGAGCTAGCCTCTCAAGCGATGCGAGTGCATTTGGAGCATGTGGAAAGTATTTTAATCAAATATATATAA
- a CDS encoding EAL domain-containing protein, whose amino-acid sequence MRSDFPRKKLPGPATSGKPSNTSLIEGIIEIARSLKLDIIAEGVETKAQFDFLKSHGCDQVQGYLLAGPLSADQFERNHVLRLRAAGS is encoded by the coding sequence ATTCGTTCTGATTTCCCGAGAAAAAAGCTTCCGGGACCGGCAACTTCCGGCAAGCCATCGAATACTTCTCTCATTGAGGGAATTATTGAAATAGCACGCAGCTTAAAGCTGGATATTATTGCTGAGGGCGTTGAAACAAAGGCACAATTTGATTTTCTAAAAAGTCACGGCTGTGACCAGGTACAAGGTTACTTATTGGCTGGGCCTTTATCAGCCGATCAGTTTGAACGCAATCATGTGCTCCGATTGCGTGCTGCTGGAAGCTAG